The proteins below are encoded in one region of Lonchura striata isolate bLonStr1 chromosome 1, bLonStr1.mat, whole genome shotgun sequence:
- the UBA5 gene encoding ubiquitin-like modifier-activating enzyme 5 isoform X2 — MAEPARLERLERRVRELEEELARERRGRAAARARIDTMSAEVTDSNPYSRLMALKRMGIVKDYEKIRTFTVAVVGVGGVGSVTAEMLTRCGIGKLLLFDYDKVELANMNRLFFQPHQAGLSKVQAAEHTLRDINPDVQFEVHNYNITTLDNFEHFMDRISNGALEEGKPVDLVLSCVDNFEARMAINTACNELGQIWMESGVSENAVSGHIQLIIPGESACFACAPPLVVAANIDEKTLKREGVCAASLPTTMGVVAGMLVQNVLKYLLNFGTVSYYLGYNAMQDFFPTMSMKPNPQCSDHNCRKQQENYKKKEAARPKEEVTEKEEEIVHEDNDWGIELVSEISEDELKAASGPVPELPDGISVAYTIPDKLYDEMKSFH; from the exons ATGGCGGAGCCCGcgcggctggagcggctggagCGGCGCGTgcgggagctggaggaggagctggCCCGGGAGCGGCGCGGGCGGGCCGCGGCGCGGGCCCGCATCGACACCATGAGCGCCGAGGTGACCGACTCCAACCCCTACAG tCGCTTGATGGCATTAAAAAGAATGGGAATTGTCAAAGACTATGAG AAAATCCGTACCTTCACAGTTGCAGTAGTAGGTGTAGGGGGCGTTGGCAGTGTGACTGCTGAAATGCTGACAAGGTGTGGCATTGGTAAG CTGCTTCTGTTTGATTATGACAAAGTGGAACTGGCAAACATGAATAGACTCTTCTTCCAACCTCATCAAGCTGGATTAAGTAAAGTGCAAGCAGCAGAACATACTTTGAG GGATATTAATCCTGATGTTCAGTTTGAAGTACATAACTACAACATCACCACACTGGACAACTTTGAGCACTTCATGGATAGAATAAG TAATGGTGCACTGGAGGAAGGGAAGCCTGTGGATCTGGTTCTGAGTTGTGTGGACAACTTTGAAGCTCGCATGGCCATTAACACG GCCTGCAATGAACTCGGACAAATCTGGATGGAGTCTGGAGTGAGTGAAAATGCAGTGTCAGGACACATCCAGCTGATCATCCCTGGTGAATCCGCTTGTTTTGCG TGTGCTCCTCCCCTGGTAGTAGCTGCAAATATTGATGAGAAGACATTGAAAAGAGAAGGAGTTTGTGCAGCCAGTCTTCCTACAACCATGGGTGTTGTGGCAGGAATGCTTGTGCAGAATGTTCTCAA ATACCTGTTAAATTTTGGTACTGTGAGTTATTATCTTGGTTACAATGCAATGCAGGATTTCTTCCCAACTATGTCTATGAAGCCGAACCCCCAATGTAGCGACCACAATTGCagaaaacaacaagaaaattaTAAG AAAAAAGAAGCTGCAAGACCAAAAGAAGAAGTAactgaaaaggaagaagaaatagtACATGAAGACAATGACTGGG GCATAGAATTAGTATCAGAAATTTCAGAAGATGAACTGAAGGCTGCATCTGGCCCAGTACCTGAGCTTCCTGATGGAATTAGTGTAGCATATACTATCCCAGACAAG
- the ACKR4 gene encoding atypical chemokine receptor 4, whose product MNNSTDYWIEDEEDDLNPFIDYNSYELLCEKGDVRNFRKLFLPVFYALAFTVGVAGNSLVVAIYAYCKKPKTKTDVYIMHLAIADLLLLFTLPFWAANAVQGWELGNMMCKLTSSLYTMNFSSSMLFLACISVDRYRATSDSQGHRRVGKHCSITCICVWLAATFLSIPELIFNQVKKHNERNECLPVFPMNMETLLKSTIQILEIILEFLLPFLVMLICYSATARAIFRSANVKKSRPFKVLLAVVATFIVTQLPYNIVKLWRAIDIIYMLVTDCHTSKTIDVALQVTKSIALSHACLNPLLYAFLGASFKMHIMKIAKNYGYWRRQQQNGRPEEISMNYEDPTEETISFTI is encoded by the coding sequence ATGAATAACTCAACAGATTACTGGAttgaagatgaggaggatgatCTCAACCCTTTTATAGATTACAATAGCTATGAGCTTCTCTGTGAAAAAGGTGATGTAAGAAATTTCAGGAAATTATTCCTCCCAGTGTTCTATGCACTCGCTTTCACGGTTGGAGTGGCTGGAAACTCATTAGTGGTTGCAATTTACGCCTACTGCAAGAAACCCAAGACCAAGACAGACGTGTACATCATGCACCTTGCCATTGCTGATCTGCTCCTGCTCTTCACCCTCCCTTTTTGGGCTGCAAATGCAGTGCAGGGATGGGAACTTGGAAACATGATGTGCAAGCTCACTTCTTCTCTGTACACCATGAATTTCAGCTCCAGCATGCTgttcctggcctgtatcagcgtGGATAGGTACAGGGCCACTTCTGACTCCCAGGGCCACAGAAGAGTTGGCAAACACTGCAGTATCACCTGCATCTGTGTCTGGCTGGCTGCCACCTTCCTCAGTATCCCAGAGCTGATATTTAATCAAGTCAAGAAACACAATGAGAGGAACGAATGCCTTCCTGTATTTCCGATGAACATGGAAACACTCTTAAAATCAACCATTCAAATCCTGGAAATTATCCTGGAATTTCTGCTTCCTTTCCTAGTAATGCTGATCTGCTATTCTGCTACTGCTCGGGCAATCTTTAGGTCTGCAAATGTTAAGAAGTCCAGGCCTTTCAAGGTTCTGCTGGCAGTAGTGGCTACTTTCATTGTCACCCAGCTACCCTACAACATCGTGAAGCTGTGGCGAGCCATAGACATCATCTACATGTTGGTTACAGACTGCCACACCAGTAAAACCATAGATGTGGCACTCCAGGTCACCAAGAGCATTGCTTTGTCCCATGCCTGCCTCAACCCTCTCCTCTACGCCTTCCTGGGCGCCTCTTTCAAAATGCACATCATGAAAATCGCAAAAAATTATGGGTACTGGAGGAGACAACAGCAGAATGGAAGACCTGAAGAAATTTCTATGAATTATGAAGACCCTACTGAAGAAACAATCAGTTTCACTATATAG
- the UBA5 gene encoding ubiquitin-like modifier-activating enzyme 5 isoform X1, whose product MAEPARLERLERRVRELEEELARERRGRAAARARIDTMSAEVTDSNPYSRLMALKRMGIVKDYEKIRTFTVAVVGVGGVGSVTAEMLTRCGIGKLLLFDYDKVELANMNRLFFQPHQAGLSKVQAAEHTLRDINPDVQFEVHNYNITTLDNFEHFMDRISNGALEEGKPVDLVLSCVDNFEARMAINTACNELGQIWMESGVSENAVSGHIQLIIPGESACFACAPPLVVAANIDEKTLKREGVCAASLPTTMGVVAGMLVQNVLKYLLNFGTVSYYLGYNAMQDFFPTMSMKPNPQCSDHNCRKQQENYKKKEAARPKEEVTEKEEEIVHEDNDWGIELVSEISEDELKAASGPVPELPDGISVAYTIPDKEENLITGETVAESEESLEELMAKMRNM is encoded by the exons ATGGCGGAGCCCGcgcggctggagcggctggagCGGCGCGTgcgggagctggaggaggagctggCCCGGGAGCGGCGCGGGCGGGCCGCGGCGCGGGCCCGCATCGACACCATGAGCGCCGAGGTGACCGACTCCAACCCCTACAG tCGCTTGATGGCATTAAAAAGAATGGGAATTGTCAAAGACTATGAG AAAATCCGTACCTTCACAGTTGCAGTAGTAGGTGTAGGGGGCGTTGGCAGTGTGACTGCTGAAATGCTGACAAGGTGTGGCATTGGTAAG CTGCTTCTGTTTGATTATGACAAAGTGGAACTGGCAAACATGAATAGACTCTTCTTCCAACCTCATCAAGCTGGATTAAGTAAAGTGCAAGCAGCAGAACATACTTTGAG GGATATTAATCCTGATGTTCAGTTTGAAGTACATAACTACAACATCACCACACTGGACAACTTTGAGCACTTCATGGATAGAATAAG TAATGGTGCACTGGAGGAAGGGAAGCCTGTGGATCTGGTTCTGAGTTGTGTGGACAACTTTGAAGCTCGCATGGCCATTAACACG GCCTGCAATGAACTCGGACAAATCTGGATGGAGTCTGGAGTGAGTGAAAATGCAGTGTCAGGACACATCCAGCTGATCATCCCTGGTGAATCCGCTTGTTTTGCG TGTGCTCCTCCCCTGGTAGTAGCTGCAAATATTGATGAGAAGACATTGAAAAGAGAAGGAGTTTGTGCAGCCAGTCTTCCTACAACCATGGGTGTTGTGGCAGGAATGCTTGTGCAGAATGTTCTCAA ATACCTGTTAAATTTTGGTACTGTGAGTTATTATCTTGGTTACAATGCAATGCAGGATTTCTTCCCAACTATGTCTATGAAGCCGAACCCCCAATGTAGCGACCACAATTGCagaaaacaacaagaaaattaTAAG AAAAAAGAAGCTGCAAGACCAAAAGAAGAAGTAactgaaaaggaagaagaaatagtACATGAAGACAATGACTGGG GCATAGAATTAGTATCAGAAATTTCAGAAGATGAACTGAAGGCTGCATCTGGCCCAGTACCTGAGCTTCCTGATGGAATTAGTGTAGCATATACTATCCCAGACAAG GAAGAGAATTTAATAACTGGGGAGACAGTAGCAGAGTCTGAAGAAAGCCTAGAAGAACTCATGGCCAAAATGAGAAACAtgtag